The Alteromonas mediterranea DE genome contains the following window.
CACCATGATTGACCTAAGTAGTTACAAAGCCATCATTTTTGACATGGACGGCACCTTGGTCGATTCAATGGGCGCACATATTGATGCGTGGCAGCTTACGTGTGACGCATTCGACTACCCCTTCGACCGAGACTATCAATATAGTTTAGGTGGCGTTCCTACCTTTGAAACCGTACACCTCATGAATGCCAAGTATGGCAAAAGCCATGATCCTGCAAAGGTTGCTCTATATAAAAAACAGGCCTTTGAAGGGCTAGACCATGTTCCCAGACTTATTCAAGATACCCTGGACGTGTTTAATCACTATAAGGGAAGCGTACCCATTGCTGTGGGGACAGGCTCAGATAGGCAGCACGCGCAAATGGTGTTAAATGAGCATGGCTTACTCGCCCAGTTATCGGCGTTGGTAACCGCAGATGATGTAAGCAAAGGCAAACCACATCCTGAAACCTTTTTACGTGCTGCGGAATTAATGGGCGTTGCACCACAGCATTGTGTGGTGTTTGAAGATACCGACATGGGCCGAAAAGCGGCCGTTGACGGTGGCATGGCGTGCTTTATGGTCGATAATACGCGGCTTATCTACTGAATCTTAGCCCGATTGAA
Protein-coding sequences here:
- a CDS encoding HAD family hydrolase produces the protein MIDLSSYKAIIFDMDGTLVDSMGAHIDAWQLTCDAFDYPFDRDYQYSLGGVPTFETVHLMNAKYGKSHDPAKVALYKKQAFEGLDHVPRLIQDTLDVFNHYKGSVPIAVGTGSDRQHAQMVLNEHGLLAQLSALVTADDVSKGKPHPETFLRAAELMGVAPQHCVVFEDTDMGRKAAVDGGMACFMVDNTRLIY